A stretch of the Bacteroidota bacterium genome encodes the following:
- a CDS encoding 4a-hydroxytetrahydrobiopterin dehydratase: MWNEENNTLTRTFGFKNFVDAFGFMTKVAFEAEKMNHHPNWSNVYNKVTISLNTHDEGNTVTDKDYKLAKKIDALFDGGSKFDR; the protein is encoded by the coding sequence ATGTGGAACGAAGAAAACAATACACTAACAAGAACATTTGGATTCAAAAACTTTGTGGATGCTTTTGGTTTTATGACGAAAGTAGCTTTTGAGGCAGAGAAAATGAACCATCATCCAAACTGGAGCAACGTGTATAATAAAGTAACCATCTCTTTAAACACACACGATGAAGGTAATACCGTTACCGATAAAGATTATAAATTGGCTAAAAAGATTGATGCCCTTTTTGATGGTGGTTCTAAGTTTGATAGATAA
- a CDS encoding 1-acyl-sn-glycerol-3-phosphate acyltransferase, translating to MLYALLKILMRTTVRIFFRSITLQNKKLIPEKGPLLVLANHPSTFLDPIVIATLLDRKVFFLAKGELFKSPFAKWFLPKLNMIPVYRKQDDPSQMSKNQETFKKCYEHLEKGGAILMFPEGISITERKLRPIKTGAARIVMGAEANNNFQLGSNIVTIGLNYVNPHRFNKDVFVNIDEPIKVADYKAEYEKDNFRAVEMLTEKIRMKLEGLVIAIEDDKTDELVKNVETLYKYKLTKDSGFSKNDQVADFTITKNIFESVKYFSVHKPEMVESLRLRIDDYFSKLHYLGIEDIDIARNMKNKGFFGSNILALFTIVVGFPFYLYGLINNYLPFQIPALIAENAIKSKEFRGPIAMVTGMFTFIIFYTIQIFLVNKYFDNNIITIVYATTLPLFGVFTYWYYYAVTKIKNKWLLLMLFYKKSVYISNLISERELLIAEFDKAKEEYQKVTG from the coding sequence ATGCTCTACGCTCTCCTAAAAATATTAATGCGCACAACGGTACGAATTTTCTTCCGTTCAATTACCTTACAAAACAAAAAGCTGATTCCTGAAAAAGGACCTTTATTGGTTTTAGCCAATCACCCTAGTACATTTTTAGACCCTATTGTGATTGCAACCTTGCTGGATCGAAAAGTTTTCTTTTTAGCAAAAGGTGAATTATTTAAATCTCCTTTTGCAAAATGGTTTCTTCCCAAACTCAATATGATACCGGTGTATCGCAAGCAGGACGATCCCTCACAGATGAGTAAAAATCAAGAAACGTTCAAAAAATGTTATGAGCATCTGGAAAAAGGAGGCGCCATTTTAATGTTTCCCGAAGGTATTAGTATAACAGAACGAAAGCTACGACCAATCAAAACCGGTGCTGCGAGAATTGTTATGGGTGCTGAAGCCAACAATAATTTTCAATTGGGCTCCAACATCGTTACTATCGGATTAAATTATGTAAACCCTCACCGCTTCAATAAAGATGTGTTTGTGAATATTGACGAACCCATCAAAGTAGCTGATTACAAAGCAGAATACGAAAAAGACAATTTCAGAGCTGTAGAAATGCTCACCGAAAAAATCAGAATGAAGCTGGAAGGTTTGGTGATTGCAATTGAAGATGATAAAACGGATGAGTTGGTAAAAAATGTAGAAACACTCTACAAATACAAACTTACGAAGGACAGTGGTTTTTCAAAAAATGATCAGGTAGCCGACTTCACTATAACAAAAAATATATTTGAGTCGGTAAAATATTTCTCCGTACATAAACCGGAAATGGTTGAATCCTTGCGATTGCGTATTGACGACTATTTTAGCAAGCTTCATTATTTGGGTATCGAAGACATTGACATTGCCAGAAACATGAAGAACAAAGGCTTTTTCGGGAGCAATATCTTAGCGTTGTTTACCATTGTTGTTGGTTTTCCATTTTATCTTTATGGGTTAATCAATAACTATTTACCATTTCAAATTCCGGCATTGATTGCCGAAAATGCCATCAAATCAAAAGAGTTTCGCGGCCCGATTGCCATGGTAACCGGTATGTTTACATTTATCATCTTCTATACGATTCAGATTTTCCTCGTGAATAAGTATTTCGACAACAACATCATTACCATTGTTTATGCAACTACACTCCCACTGTTTGGAGTATTTACTTATTGGTATTATTATGCGGTCACCAAAATAAAAAACAAATGGTTATTGCTCATGTTGTTTTATAAAAAGAGTGTCTACATTTCGAATCTTATCTCTGAAAGAGAATTGTTGATAGCAGAGTTTGATAAGGCGAAGGAAGAATATCAAAAGGTGACTGGGTAA
- a CDS encoding T9SS type A sorting domain-containing protein has protein sequence MSKNYYSFLKLKSHFSKLILSCVLILASCVSYAQPTSFISRGVGGGGALFSLSINPSNNNEYFVSCDMGELFHTTDFGVSYTQVHFTELIGGHNSKVCFTSTTGLLYSINYANNEVVPMKSTDGGTTWSPLAGNPDNTEETFTIDADFNNPNRVIISYYGEIFFSSNGGTTFTSIHTAATGSGNVVGGVFFDGSNIYIGTNDGVLVSTNAGVTWTTATITGIPAGQQIWSFAGAKAGATTRFFCITGNAADIYVGLVGSDYYDFMQGVYSVDYGAGNWVPRMTGIAAGTDFPMFVGMATNDITTAYLAGSNTSSEPIVLKTTTGGTSWSHVFNTANNLNINTGWSGQGGDRGWSYGECPFGLAVAPNNPNTVIFGDFGFVHKTSNGGTNWQQAYLNASGQHPVNTLTPPYMSYESVGIENTTCWQVHWADANNMWACFSDIRGLRSTDSGNSWSFNYTGNSANSTYRVVEHPTTGTLFAGCSNIHDMYQSTRLGDAILDAADANGKIIYSTNNGLTWQNLHIFNHPVFWIALDPNNPNIAYASVIHYAGGAGVGGIYKTTNLNLLAGSTWTLLPNPPRTEKHPASIVVLNDGNVVATYSGRRTSVFTASSGTFVYNGTSWTDVSDAGMYYWTKDIIVDPNDATQNTWYVCVFSGWGGPPNGLGGIYKTTNRGTSWTKLTGTTIDRVTSLTFNPSNANQVFITTEGQGLWMSNNINSALPTFSMVTSYPFQQPERVFFNPYTPSEMWVTSFGNGMKLGIYLTTGVVDFKDQAGLQVFPNPTTGLITIVNADAEQVQVFSGIGQLVYSKDLQQNETQLDVSHLEAGIYFVVCGEKKVKVVLTK, from the coding sequence ATGAGTAAAAACTACTATTCTTTTCTAAAACTCAAATCTCATTTTTCTAAACTAATCTTGTCTTGCGTCTTGATACTTGCGTCTTGTGTCTCATACGCACAACCAACATCATTCATCTCAAGAGGAGTTGGAGGAGGAGGAGCACTCTTTTCGCTTTCAATCAATCCTTCCAATAACAACGAGTATTTTGTTTCCTGTGATATGGGCGAGTTGTTTCATACCACCGATTTTGGTGTAAGCTATACGCAAGTTCATTTTACGGAACTAATTGGCGGGCACAATTCGAAAGTATGTTTTACGTCAACCACCGGATTGTTGTATAGTATCAACTATGCAAACAATGAAGTTGTACCCATGAAAAGCACGGATGGTGGTACTACCTGGTCGCCTTTAGCGGGCAACCCCGATAATACAGAAGAAACATTTACGATTGATGCCGATTTTAATAATCCCAATCGGGTGATTATTTCCTATTATGGAGAGATCTTTTTTTCGAGCAATGGTGGAACAACGTTTACAAGTATTCATACTGCAGCAACAGGGTCCGGAAATGTAGTAGGCGGTGTATTCTTTGATGGAAGCAATATTTATATTGGTACAAATGATGGTGTGTTGGTTTCAACCAATGCTGGTGTTACCTGGACAACTGCCACGATTACGGGAATTCCTGCAGGACAACAAATATGGTCGTTTGCGGGAGCAAAAGCAGGAGCAACCACTCGCTTCTTTTGTATCACCGGCAATGCAGCTGATATTTATGTGGGTTTGGTGGGCTCTGATTATTATGATTTTATGCAAGGGGTTTATTCTGTTGATTATGGTGCAGGCAACTGGGTGCCCCGCATGACAGGCATTGCAGCCGGTACAGATTTTCCAATGTTTGTGGGAATGGCAACCAACGACATTACTACCGCATATCTTGCAGGAAGTAACACGAGTTCGGAACCAATTGTTTTAAAAACAACCACTGGTGGAACTTCTTGGAGCCATGTGTTTAATACTGCAAATAATTTAAATATTAATACTGGTTGGAGTGGACAAGGTGGCGATAGAGGCTGGAGCTATGGTGAATGTCCGTTTGGATTAGCTGTTGCGCCTAACAATCCGAATACTGTTATTTTTGGCGATTTTGGTTTTGTGCATAAAACATCGAATGGCGGAACCAACTGGCAACAAGCATATTTAAATGCCAGCGGTCAACATCCTGTAAATACATTAACTCCTCCATACATGAGTTATGAAAGTGTGGGTATTGAAAATACAACTTGTTGGCAAGTACATTGGGCAGACGCGAATAATATGTGGGCTTGTTTTTCAGATATCAGAGGATTACGAAGTACCGATTCGGGAAATTCATGGTCGTTTAATTATACCGGAAATTCTGCTAATTCAACCTATCGTGTGGTAGAACATCCTACTACAGGAACTTTATTTGCCGGTTGCTCCAATATTCATGACATGTATCAAAGCACGCGTTTAGGAGATGCTATTTTAGACGCAGCGGATGCGAATGGAAAAATAATTTATTCAACCAATAACGGTTTGACCTGGCAAAATCTACACATCTTCAATCATCCTGTTTTTTGGATTGCCTTGGATCCCAATAATCCGAATATTGCATATGCTTCTGTTATACATTACGCAGGTGGAGCAGGTGTTGGTGGAATTTATAAAACAACCAACTTGAATTTATTGGCAGGCTCTACTTGGACACTTCTTCCGAATCCGCCACGCACGGAAAAACATCCGGCAAGTATTGTGGTTTTGAACGATGGAAATGTAGTTGCCACTTATTCCGGTAGAAGAACATCTGTATTTACAGCAAGTTCAGGAACATTTGTTTATAACGGAACTTCATGGACAGATGTATCAGATGCAGGAATGTATTATTGGACAAAAGATATTATTGTTGACCCGAATGATGCGACTCAAAATACATGGTATGTATGTGTGTTTAGTGGTTGGGGCGGACCACCAAACGGTTTAGGTGGAATTTATAAAACAACAAATAGGGGAACTAGTTGGACAAAATTAACAGGAACAACCATTGATAGAGTAACCTCTCTAACATTTAATCCGAGCAATGCGAATCAGGTTTTTATAACTACAGAAGGTCAAGGTTTGTGGATGTCAAATAATATTAATTCCGCATTGCCTACTTTTTCAATGGTCACAAGCTATCCGTTTCAACAACCGGAACGTGTATTCTTTAATCCATATACTCCAAGTGAAATGTGGGTAACCAGTTTTGGAAACGGGATGAAATTGGGGATTTATTTAACAACTGGTGTTGTTGATTTTAAAGATCAAGCAGGTTTGCAGGTTTTTCCAAATCCAACCACTGGTTTGATAACGATTGTAAACGCGGATGCAGAACAAGTGCAAGTATTTAGTGGTATCGGACAACTTGTTTATTCAAAAGACTTGCAACAAAATGAAACGCAACTGGATGTATCGCATTTAGAAGCAGGAATTTATTTTGTGGTATGTGGGGAAAAGAAAGTAAAAGTGGTTTTGACGAAGTAG
- a CDS encoding aspartate aminotransferase family protein codes for MLSQRQLFLNHIAQTSETPLALEIEKAEGVYLFDTSGKRYLDLISGISVSNVGHRHPKVVEAIKEQVDKYMHTMVYGEYIQNPQVRLATELSKNLPANLSSIYFVNSGSEAIEGAMKLAKRFTGRTEIISFKNAYHGSTHGSLSIMGSEEFKNAFRPLLPDTRQIEFNNAAVFSLITERTACVVVETIQGEAGAIVPQNDFLKKLSAHCKSVGALLVADEIQCGFGRTGKLFAFEHYHFVPDILCIAKGMGGGMPIGAFISSKEIMNSLTNNPILGHITTFGGHPVSCAAAIATLNVLLEEKLIDGVEEKEQLFRDLLKHPKIKSVNGKGLLLSVEFDSYEENKSIIDRCIAKGVITDWFLFNSHSMRIAPPLTITTEEIRDACATIIKSIK; via the coding sequence ATGCTTTCGCAACGACAATTATTTTTAAATCATATTGCACAAACAAGTGAAACACCTTTGGCCTTGGAAATTGAAAAGGCTGAAGGTGTTTATTTATTTGATACTTCTGGCAAACGTTACCTCGATTTGATTTCCGGAATTTCTGTTAGCAATGTTGGACATCGTCATCCGAAAGTGGTGGAAGCAATCAAAGAGCAGGTGGATAAATACATGCACACAATGGTGTATGGTGAATACATTCAAAATCCACAAGTGAGGCTTGCTACAGAATTATCAAAGAACCTTCCTGCTAACTTAAGTTCCATTTATTTTGTGAATTCAGGGAGCGAAGCTATTGAAGGAGCCATGAAATTGGCCAAACGTTTTACGGGAAGAACAGAGATCATTTCTTTCAAAAACGCTTACCACGGGAGTACGCACGGCAGTTTAAGCATTATGGGAAGCGAAGAGTTTAAAAATGCCTTTCGGCCGTTATTACCCGATACCCGTCAGATAGAATTTAACAACGCAGCAGTGTTCTCACTCATCACAGAGCGCACGGCTTGTGTGGTGGTGGAAACCATCCAAGGTGAAGCAGGAGCAATTGTTCCTCAAAATGATTTTCTGAAAAAATTAAGTGCACATTGCAAATCTGTTGGCGCTTTGTTGGTGGCTGATGAAATACAATGTGGGTTTGGCCGCACCGGAAAATTGTTTGCATTTGAGCATTATCATTTTGTACCGGATATTCTTTGTATTGCAAAAGGTATGGGAGGCGGTATGCCAATTGGTGCATTTATTTCTTCAAAAGAAATAATGAATTCGTTAACGAACAATCCGATACTTGGACACATCACTACTTTTGGTGGACATCCAGTGTCTTGTGCTGCAGCTATTGCAACATTGAATGTGTTGTTGGAAGAAAAGTTAATTGATGGGGTAGAAGAAAAAGAACAATTATTCAGAGATTTATTAAAACATCCGAAAATAAAATCAGTTAACGGAAAAGGATTACTATTATCGGTTGAATTTGATAGTTATGAGGAAAACAAATCGATCATCGACCGATGCATTGCAAAGGGAGTGATTACGGATTGGTTTTTATTTAATTCCCACTCCATGCGAATCGCTCCCCCTTTAACAATTACAACCGAAGAAATAAGAGATGCTTGCGCAACCATTATCAAATCGATAAAATAG
- the dacB gene encoding D-alanyl-D-alanine carboxypeptidase/D-alanyl-D-alanine-endopeptidase, giving the protein MKYFYLLLFIFLSGFSFAQKSKLTAEIETLKRDKALQHATWSICVMNTKKDSAIVEYNSHLSLVPASTLKIVTTAAALSILGSDFKFETKIQYDGTLDTVSGTLKGNLYILGGGDPTLESEFFKDKKDSTTIVQKWAALLKAKGIKSIEGAIVGDASIFEDNMTPTQWIWGDMGNYFGAGACGLTYHDNKYTAKFKSGAAGSETLITSVEPTIDNMVLVNRVTSGGSDDNAFIFGSSYSNYRTVQGTIPANKTNYEVDGSIPDPALFCARQLEIALRKAGIKISKPTTTIRAEKDSDLTEKKVDGFKTVEYDAKKRTTLFSTFSPTLEKIVYWTNLKSLNLYAEHLLKYICYKKTGFGRESEGTMIITNFWKAKGVDVSGFFMNDGCGLARANAITTKTETQILRLMATDKNFTSFYNSLPIAGKSGSMSSLCQGTFCENNMRAKTGYITRARGYTGYVKNKNGEMLCFSLIANNYDCTPTEMKLKLEKLLIAIAEVE; this is encoded by the coding sequence ATGAAGTACTTTTATTTACTTTTATTCATTTTCCTTTCAGGCTTCTCCTTTGCACAAAAATCAAAGCTGACTGCTGAAATAGAAACGCTCAAAAGAGACAAAGCATTACAACATGCTACTTGGAGCATTTGTGTGATGAACACAAAGAAAGACTCCGCCATTGTTGAATACAATTCACATTTAAGTCTAGTACCTGCCAGTACCCTCAAAATTGTAACCACTGCAGCTGCACTTTCTATCCTTGGCAGTGATTTTAAATTTGAAACAAAAATTCAATATGACGGTACACTTGATACTGTTTCCGGAACCTTAAAAGGCAACCTTTATATTCTTGGCGGTGGCGATCCAACATTGGAATCTGAATTTTTTAAAGATAAAAAAGACAGCACTACCATCGTTCAAAAATGGGCGGCTCTGCTAAAAGCAAAAGGCATTAAAAGTATTGAAGGTGCAATTGTTGGTGATGCCAGTATCTTTGAAGATAACATGACACCCACTCAATGGATTTGGGGTGACATGGGTAACTATTTCGGAGCAGGCGCTTGCGGATTAACCTATCACGATAATAAATACACCGCAAAATTTAAATCAGGTGCAGCTGGATCTGAAACCCTCATTACGTCTGTAGAACCTACAATCGACAATATGGTTTTGGTAAATCGTGTTACCTCGGGCGGGAGTGACGACAATGCGTTTATTTTTGGTTCGTCCTATTCCAATTACAGAACGGTTCAAGGTACCATTCCAGCCAACAAAACAAATTATGAAGTGGATGGTTCGATTCCGGATCCTGCTTTATTTTGCGCACGTCAATTGGAAATTGCATTGCGCAAAGCAGGAATTAAAATTTCAAAACCTACTACTACCATCCGAGCAGAAAAGGACAGCGATTTAACAGAAAAAAAAGTAGATGGTTTTAAAACCGTTGAGTATGATGCAAAAAAGCGAACCACACTTTTCAGCACCTTCTCTCCTACTCTTGAAAAAATTGTTTACTGGACCAATCTAAAAAGTTTGAATTTATATGCCGAACATTTATTAAAATACATCTGCTACAAAAAAACAGGCTTCGGAAGAGAATCAGAAGGGACCATGATTATCACCAATTTCTGGAAAGCAAAAGGTGTGGATGTAAGTGGATTTTTCATGAATGATGGCTGTGGATTAGCGAGAGCAAATGCAATCACCACCAAAACAGAAACACAAATTTTGCGGTTGATGGCTACCGATAAGAACTTTACTTCTTTTTATAATTCATTACCTATTGCCGGAAAATCGGGTTCTATGAGTAGTTTATGCCAAGGTACCTTTTGCGAAAACAACATGCGCGCTAAAACCGGTTACATTACGCGTGCCAGAGGTTACACCGGTTATGTAAAGAACAAAAATGGGGAGATGCTTTGTTTTTCGTTAATAGCAAATAATTACGACTGTACTCCTACTGAAATGAAATTGAAATTGGAGAAGCTGCTGATTGCTATTGCGGAGGTTGAGTAA
- a CDS encoding hotdog fold thioesterase: MSIWFKPYTIADIAWMEKGTMAEAIGIEITEITEDSIKGRMPIDHRTVQPMKILHGGASVALAETLGSIGSNLIVDNSKYFCVGLDINANHLRPGTNGFVYAEAKPIHIGKKTHVWAIEIKDEKEKLICVSRLTMAVVQIGT, translated from the coding sequence ATGAGCATTTGGTTTAAACCCTATACGATTGCTGATATAGCATGGATGGAAAAAGGCACAATGGCAGAAGCTATTGGAATAGAGATTACTGAGATTACGGAAGACTCCATAAAAGGGCGTATGCCAATTGATCACCGTACCGTTCAACCAATGAAAATCTTACACGGTGGAGCATCTGTTGCTTTGGCTGAAACATTGGGAAGCATCGGTTCCAATCTGATTGTAGACAACAGTAAATACTTTTGTGTGGGTTTGGATATTAATGCCAACCATTTACGTCCAGGCACCAATGGTTTTGTTTATGCGGAAGCAAAACCCATTCATATTGGAAAAAAAACACATGTTTGGGCAATTGAAATTAAAGATGAAAAAGAGAAGTTGATATGTGTAAGCCGATTGACGATGGCGGTGGTGCAGATTGGGACATAA
- a CDS encoding DUF4349 domain-containing protein: protein MTPKLILAAFVSLLILPSCGGRGSNFDAEAILNGGFESSMAESAPPPPPPPPPGVVETVKFTPPVTSEEYDKSEAGSANASGLTSTTTVASAPIKMAEKIKKTADVDISVEDYKVARAAIDKIVKTGNGYISGENEQNSTYSISNAMTIRVANKDFDAMVSNLAGVASHVNSKNVYMEDVTAEFVDITARLKTKKEVEKRYLELLQKAVKVTDILEVEEHLRGIREEIEAKEGQLKLLNDQVAFSTINLNFTQSFEYTPQDEPGFFGRMGKAFGNGWKGFLSFVIGLVYVWPLWLILGLTTYFVVKFIKKKLKK, encoded by the coding sequence ATGACCCCAAAACTAATTTTAGCAGCATTTGTCTCCTTATTGATCTTACCATCTTGCGGAGGACGCGGTTCCAACTTTGATGCGGAAGCAATACTAAACGGAGGTTTCGAATCCTCAATGGCCGAATCGGCACCACCACCACCGCCTCCACCACCTCCTGGAGTGGTTGAAACAGTTAAGTTTACACCTCCAGTTACTTCAGAAGAATATGATAAATCTGAAGCGGGTTCTGCAAATGCTTCCGGCTTAACATCCACAACTACCGTTGCCTCAGCTCCAATTAAGATGGCTGAGAAAATCAAAAAAACAGCTGATGTCGACATTTCTGTTGAGGATTATAAAGTTGCTCGTGCAGCCATCGATAAAATTGTAAAAACAGGGAATGGCTATATCAGTGGAGAGAATGAACAAAATTCTACGTATAGTATTTCCAACGCGATGACCATTCGTGTGGCAAACAAAGATTTTGATGCCATGGTCTCCAACCTTGCTGGTGTTGCTAGTCATGTGAATTCAAAAAATGTATACATGGAAGATGTAACGGCTGAGTTTGTTGATATTACTGCTCGTTTAAAAACAAAGAAAGAAGTTGAAAAGCGTTATTTAGAATTGTTGCAAAAAGCAGTGAAAGTAACGGATATCTTAGAAGTAGAAGAACATTTAAGAGGAATTCGTGAAGAGATTGAGGCGAAAGAAGGTCAGTTAAAATTGTTGAACGACCAAGTTGCTTTTAGTACCATCAACTTAAATTTTACACAAAGTTTTGAATACACACCACAAGATGAACCGGGCTTTTTTGGTAGAATGGGGAAAGCATTTGGAAACGGTTGGAAAGGTTTTCTATCCTTTGTAATCGGATTGGTTTACGTTTGGCCGTTATGGTTAATTCTGGGATTAACCACCTATTTTGTTGTGAAGTTCATCAAGAAGAAGTTGAAGAAGTAA